One Euphorbia lathyris chromosome 1, ddEupLath1.1, whole genome shotgun sequence DNA segment encodes these proteins:
- the LOC136229331 gene encoding probable pectate lyase 18, with protein MPSPSLFLLPLLSLLPLISLISSSPVHDPEHVVQQVHRAINASTSRRNLGYLSCGTGNPIDDCWRCDPNWEKNRQRLADCAIGFGKNAIGGRDGKIYVVTDSGDDDPVNPRPGTLRHAVIQDEPLWIIFKRDMTIQLKEELIMNSFKTIDGRGASVHIAGGPCITIQFVTNIIIHGLHIHDCKQGGNAYVRDSPRHYGWRTISDGDGVSIFGGSHVWVDHNSLSNCKDGLIDAIHGSTAITISNNFMTHHDKVMLLGHSDSYTQDKNMQVTIAFNHFGEGLVQRMPRCRHGYFHVVNNDYTHWEMYAIGGSANPTINSQGNRFLAPDIRFSKEVTKHEDAPESEWRHWNWRSEGDLYMNGAFFTASGAGASSSYAKASSLSARPSTLVGTITGGSGVLGCKKGSRC; from the exons ATGCCATCCCCTTCCCTTTTCCTCCTCCCCCTCCTCTCCCTCCTCCCCCTAATTTCCCTCATTTCCTCCTCCCCTGTCCACGACCCCGAACACGTCGTCCAACAAGTTCACAG GGCCATTAATGCTTCTACTTCCCGGAGAAATTTGGGGTATCTATCATGCGGAACCGGCAACCCAATCGACGACTGCTGGCGGTGCGACCCCAATTGGGAGAAAAACCGGCAACGACTAGCTGACTGTGCAATTGGGTTTGGTAAGAATGCAATCGGCGGCAGAGACGGAAAGATTTACGTGGTCACAGATTCCGGCGACGATGATCCGGTGAACCCAAGGCCAGGAACTTTAAGACACGCTGTGATTCAAGATGAGCCATTGTGGATTATTTTTAAGAGAGATATGACTATCCAATTGAAGGAAGAGCTAATTATGAATTCGTTTAAGACGATTGACGGAAGAGGTGCTAGTGTTCATATCGCCGGAGGTCCTTGTATTACGATACAATTTGTgactaatattataattcatgGGTTGCATATACATGATTGTAAGCAAGGTGGGAATGCTTATGTGAGGGACTCCCCACGGCACTACGGGTGGAGGACTATATCGGACGGTGATGGTGTTTCTATATTTGGGGGTAGTCATGTTTGGGTGGACCATAACTCTTTATCTAATTGTAAAGATGGTCTAATTGATGCAATTCATGGGTCCACTGCAATTACAATTTCAAACAATTTCATGACTCACCATGATAAAGTTATGCTTTTGGGTCACAGTGATTCTTATACTCAGGATAAAAATATGCAAGTCACTATTGCCTTCAATCACTTTGGTGAAGGCCTTGTTCAAAGGATGCCTag ATGCAGGCATGGATATTTTCATGTGGTGAATAATGACTATACCCATTGGGAAATGTATGCCATTGGAGGAAGTGCTAATCCTACAATTAATAGCCAAGGGAATAGATTTCTTGCACCTGACATTAGGTTCAGCAAAGAG GTGACAAAGCATGAGGATGCACCAGAGAGTGAATGGAGGCACTGGAATTGGAGGTCTGAAGGTGACTTATACATGAACGGTGCATTTTTCACTGCATCAGGAGCTGGAGCCTCTTCTAGCTATGCTAAAGCGTCAAGTTTAAGTGCTAGACCATCTACCCTTGTTGGCACTATAACCGGTGGCTCGGGGGTCCTCGGTTGCAAGAAGGGTTCTCGTTGTTAA